The Lutra lutra chromosome 10, mLutLut1.2, whole genome shotgun sequence genome contains a region encoding:
- the TUB gene encoding tubby protein homolog — MTSKPHSDWIPYSVLDDEGSNLRQQKLDRQRALLEQKQKKKRQEPLMVQANADGRPRSRRARQSEEQAPLVESYLSSSGSTSYQVQEADSLTSAQLGAARPTAPASAKRTKAAAASGGQGGASRKEKKGKRKGTSGPAALAEDKSEAQDPVRILTVGQSDHAQDAGETAAGGGAQPSGQDLRGTMQRKGVSSSMSFEEEEEDEDENSSSSSQLNSNTRPSSATSRKSVREAASAPSPTAPEPSADVEVQDLEEFALRPAPQGITIKCRITRDKKGMDRGMYPTYFLHLDREDGKKVFLLAGRKRKKSKTSNYLISVDPTDLSRGGDSYIGKLRSNLMGTKFTVYDNGVNPQKASSSTSESGASRQELAAVCYETNVLGFKGPRKMSVIVPGMNMVHERVSIRPRNEHETLLARWQNKNTESIIELQNKTPVWNDDTQSYVLNFHGRVTQASVKNFQIIHGNDPDYIVMQFGRVAEDVFTMDYNYPLCALQAFAIALSSFDSKLACE; from the exons ATGACTTCCAAGCCGCATTCCGACTGGATTCCCTACAG TGTCTTAGATGATGAGGGCAGCAACCTGAGGCAGCAGAAGCTAGACCGGCAG CGGGCCCTGctggagcagaagcagaagaagaagcgTCAGGAGCCCCTGATGGTGCAGGCCAACGCGGATGGGCGGCCCCGGAGCCGGCGGGCCCGGCAGTCGGAAGAGCAGGCACCCCTGGTGGAGTCCTACCTCAGCAGCAGTGGCAGCACCAGCTACCAAG TTCAAGAGGCCGACTCACTCACCAGTGCACAGCTGGGAGCTGCCCGCCCAACAGCACCAGCCTCAGCCAAGAGAACCAAGGCAGCCGCTGCATCGGGGGGCCAGGGCGGGGCCTctaggaaggagaagaaggggaagcgCAAAG GCACCAGCGGGCCAGCAGCACTGGCAGAAGACAAGTCTGAGGCCCAAGACCCGGTGCGGATCCTGACTGTGGGCCAGTCAGACCACGCTCAGGACGCGGGGGAGACGGCAGCCGGCGGGGGCGCACAGCCCAGTGGGCAGGACCTCCGTGGCACGATGCAGAGGAAGG GGGTCTCCAGCAGCATGAGCtttgaagaggaagaggaggatgaggatGAAAATAGCTCCAGCTCCTCCCAGCTAAACAGCAACACCCGGCCCAGCTCCGCTACCAGCCGGAAGTCCGTCAGG GAGGCAGCGTCAGCCCCCAGCCCGACAGCCCCAGAACCCTCCGCGGATGTTGAGGTCCAGGATCTTGAGGAGTTTGCACTGAGGCCGGCCCCCCAGGGTATCACCATCAAGTGCCGCATCACGCGGGACAAGAAGGGGATGGACCGGGGCATGTACCCCACCTACTTTTTGCACCTGGACCGTGAGGATGGGAAGAAG GTATTCCTCTTGgcgggaaggaagagaaagaagagtaaaacTTCCAATTACCTCATCTCTGTGGACCCAACAGACTTGTCTCGAGGAGGGGACAGCTACATCGGGAAACTGCG GTCCAACCTCATGGGCACGAAGTTCACCGTTTATGACAATGGAGTCAACCCTCAGAAGGCATCATCCTCTACTTCGGAAAGTGGAGCCTCGCGTCAGGAGTTGGCAGCCGTGTGCTAT gaGACAAATGTCTTAGGTTTCAAGGGGCCTCGGAAGATGAGTGTGATTGTCCCAGGCATGAACATGGTTCATGAGAGAGTCTCCATCCGGCCACGAAAC GAGCATGAAACGCTGCTCGCACGCTGGCAGAACAAGAACACGGAGAGTATCATCGAGCTTCAAAACAAGACCCCTGTCTGGAATGACGACACGCAGTCCTATGTACTCAACTTCCATGGGCGCGTCACACAGGCCTCCGTGAAGAACTTCCAGATCATCCATGGCAATGACC CGGACTACATCGTGATGCAGTTTGGCCGTGTGGCAGAGGATGTGTTCACCATGGATTACAACTACCCACTGTGCGCACTGCAGGCCTTTGCCATCGCCCTGTCCAGCTTTGACAGCAAGCTGGCCTGCGAGTAG